In Sander vitreus isolate 19-12246 chromosome 7, sanVit1, whole genome shotgun sequence, a genomic segment contains:
- the edn3b gene encoding endothelin-3b — protein MARILSILTKIMLLKILAFILFKGVLTSDDSVTSEVNPGSLPVSSRASGSGRATGIQLSEVTEAKSRPKRCTCYSYKDKECVYYCHLDIIWINTPERTVPYGMSSYRGPKRNRRAVSGQANEREGANTQRCICTILDTDPECHDFCLSCPLQTVPIRSLHRVPGPG, from the exons ATGGCAAGGATACTATCCATCCTCACGAAAATCATGCTTCTTAAAATTCTTGCATTCATTCTCTTCAAAG GTGTCTTGACGTCCGACGACTCGGTCACATCCGAGGTCAACCCCGGGAGTCTTCCAGTCTCCAGCAGGGCGTCCGGCTCCGGGAGAGCCACGGGTATACAGCTGTCTGAGGTAACGGAGGCTAAGTCCAGACCTAAACGCTGTACCTGTTATTCTTACAAGGATAAAGAGTGCGTGTACTACTGCCACTTGGATATCATCTGGATCAACACTCCCGA ACGCACTGTGCCCTATGGAATGTCGAGCTACAGAGGACCTAAGCGAAACAGACGTGCTGTCAGTGGACAAGCAAATGAACGCGAGGGGGCAAACACTCAGCGCTGCATTTGCACCATACTTGACACAGACCCTGAGTGCCATGATTTTTGCCTGTCATG CCCCCTCCAGACAGTGCCAATCAGGAGTCTCCACAGAGTCCCTGGTCCTGGATGA